One window of the Pyrus communis chromosome 17, drPyrComm1.1, whole genome shotgun sequence genome contains the following:
- the LOC137723349 gene encoding uncharacterized protein isoform X1 gives MAASGSKTHASSCYKPPKNPITLNPIPETLIPNPSTSTIPPIPPTQEEIALSLASHITREQLLRRRSHLLKQLIKCYKAHYWALMEDLRIWYREYWWKYGVSPYKEEHRSERDAAGVAEGTDENNNNINSNYNNNGGPAADFDSKKKLQCAFKECKTKAMAMTSFCHLHILSDSKQKLYKPCSYVIKSAQAITCGKPILRSTVPSLCASHFQINQKNIRKALKKAGLNNTLSSKFAPTFHVVLAECVRQIKAKRRTAQRAKGKKVAVKEENAD, from the exons ATGGCTGCCTCTGGTTCCAAGACTCATGCTTCCTCTTGCTACAAACCTCCCAAGAACCCCATAACCCTCAATCCCATCCCTGAAACCCTAATCCCTAACCCTTCTACCTCTACAATCCCTCCTATCCCACCCACCCAAGAAGAAATCGCCCTCTCACTTGCCTCCCACATCACGCGCGAACAGCTCCTCCGCCGCCGTTCCCACCTCCTCAAGCAACTCATCAAATGCTACAAAGCCCACTACTGGGCCCTCATGGAGGATCTCAGGATTTGGTACAGGGAGTACTGGTGGAAGTACGGCGTCAGCCCTTACAAAGAAGAGCACAGGAGCGAGAGAGACGCCGCTGGGGTTGCTGAAGGCACTGATGAGAACAATAACAACATCAACAGCAATTACAACAACAATGGCGGTCCTGCGGCCGACTTCGATTCGAAAAAGAAACTGCAATGCGCTTTTAAAGAGTGCAAGACGAAGGCCATGGCAATGACGAGCTTTTGTCACCTCCATATTCTTTCGGATTCGAAGCAGAAGCTCTATAAGCCCTGTAGTTATGTTATTAAGAG TGCTCAGGCAATAACCTGCGGGAAGCCAATACTGAGATCTACTGTTCCTTCTCTTTGTGCTTCTCACTTCCAAATAAATCAGAAGAATATCAGGAAGGCCTTGAAGAAGGCAGGCCTTAATAACACCTTATCAAGTAAGTTTGCTCCAACATTCCATGTCGTATTAGCAGAATGTGTACGCCAAATTAAGGCCAAACGAAGAACGGCACAAAGGGCAAAGGGAAAAAAAGTTGCAGTTAAGGAAGAAAACGCCGACTGA
- the LOC137723349 gene encoding uncharacterized protein isoform X2 has product MAASGSKTHASSCYKPPKNPITLNPIPETLIPNPSTSTIPPIPPTQEEIALSLASHITREQLLRRRSHLLKQLIKCYKAHYWALMEDLRIWYREYWWKYGVSPYKEEHRSERDAAGVAEGTDENNNNINSNYNNNGGPAADFDSKKKLQCAFKECKTKAMAMTSFCHLHILSDSKQKLYKPCSYVIKRFVDLIG; this is encoded by the exons ATGGCTGCCTCTGGTTCCAAGACTCATGCTTCCTCTTGCTACAAACCTCCCAAGAACCCCATAACCCTCAATCCCATCCCTGAAACCCTAATCCCTAACCCTTCTACCTCTACAATCCCTCCTATCCCACCCACCCAAGAAGAAATCGCCCTCTCACTTGCCTCCCACATCACGCGCGAACAGCTCCTCCGCCGCCGTTCCCACCTCCTCAAGCAACTCATCAAATGCTACAAAGCCCACTACTGGGCCCTCATGGAGGATCTCAGGATTTGGTACAGGGAGTACTGGTGGAAGTACGGCGTCAGCCCTTACAAAGAAGAGCACAGGAGCGAGAGAGACGCCGCTGGGGTTGCTGAAGGCACTGATGAGAACAATAACAACATCAACAGCAATTACAACAACAATGGCGGTCCTGCGGCCGACTTCGATTCGAAAAAGAAACTGCAATGCGCTTTTAAAGAGTGCAAGACGAAGGCCATGGCAATGACGAGCTTTTGTCACCTCCATATTCTTTCGGATTCGAAGCAGAAGCTCTATAAGCCCTGTAGTTATGTTATTAAGAG ATTTGTTGATTTGATTGGCTGA